In Akkermansia muciniphila, the DNA window GTACGGATATGAGGTGAAGGCCCCGTCTTCCCGGTTCCTGATGAACATTGTGGGGGATGCGGAGTTTATTTCCGTCACGGCCGGGGACCAGCCGGCTTTTTATATAGGAAACCGCCTGATTGAGGGTGGTCTGCCCGGGGTTTCCGCAGAGCTGGACCGTATTTCCCGTGAGCATGAGGGGAACGGCAGCGGGCGCATGAGCATTGCGCTGAGGCTGGATTCCGCCGTTTCCCGTGCTCTGGAGCAGCAGCTGGTGGACATGGTGCTTGCCAGGGGAATGACGTGCTATATTGCCGCGGAGCCGGCGGATTGACTTTTTTTTCCTTTCTTCCGCATGAAGCTGAACAAAAAGAGCCGGGCCAAGATTTTCGACCTTCATCTGGGGTTGACGTTTGACTGGCGGGATACCGGCATTTTGCGCTGGCGTATTTTGCTATGGATGCTTGTGTTCGGCGTCTGCCTGTTCATTGCCGCCCTATTTGTCCATGTGGATGTTCCGGGAGCGCGCAAAACGGGGGAGCAGCCGGGCGCCGTTGTGCTGCTGCCCGCAGATAACCCGCGCCTGCACCAGTATGTGCTGCGCAATACGCCCCTGCCTGTGAGGGGCCCTGTCTGGGCTGATCCGGTGACGGCGGGGCCGATCGGGGAAACGGGGATCACGCTGCCCTCCCTGCGCTCGGCGGATACGCCCCTGGCTCCTCTCCCCTCCGTGTCCGTGCCTACTGTGGCGGACCAGGTCTGGCGCATGTGGCAGCATCCGGATTTTCATATCCGCGCCATGTTGAATCCTTCCCTGGACGTTTCCGGCACGTGCATCCCCTACCTGTCTTTCTGTTCTCCGGGGCTGGATGGGCAGATTGTCACCGCCGGGTCCCTGTCCGGTTTTTCCAGAAGCGAGGA includes these proteins:
- a CDS encoding energy transducer TonB — translated: MKLNKKSRAKIFDLHLGLTFDWRDTGILRWRILLWMLVFGVCLFIAALFVHVDVPGARKTGEQPGAVVLLPADNPRLHQYVLRNTPLPVRGPVWADPVTAGPIGETGITLPSLRSADTPLAPLPSVSVPTVADQVWRMWQHPDFHIRAMLNPSLDVSGTCIPYLSFCSPGLDGQIVTAGSLSGFSRSEDHTGLRSEFFVVVDVWGVPSQVLLMESSGSSGADESAMRFARSLRWSPSREPRSGTMSIEWKEEEP